In Armatimonadota bacterium, one DNA window encodes the following:
- the tadA gene encoding Flp pilus assembly complex ATPase component TadA, with protein MVNGAKQRLGELLVSQKLITQDELNTALEIQLETSAALGGILISLGFISEDMLLRVLAAQMGVSPWNLAKEPPHESVLQLLKKEVCETHQMLPVREQGELLTLAMRNPLDVEAIDLARNLTKKRIVPVLANPERLAKAIEENIIDAKQSQMDTLVDQAIKEHGDHKPKKREKQILTEADTRPVIAVVNQILTQAIRLGASDIHIEPRGNRLEVRFRVDGHLRKVRDFPLDVMPMLTARLKIMSELDIVETRLPQDGRTTVGVDGRNVDMRVSVVPNYNGQRVVLRLLDRASQLHKMEALGFSPLQLSMFRGLIERPYGMILVTGPTGSGKTTTLYAALNEIKDITSNIMTAEDPVEFDIDGISQSQVNEKIGLTFPTVLRSILRQDPDVIFVGEIRDKETAETAIRASLTGHLVLSTLHCNDAPGAIPRLLDMGVEPYLLSTSLIGVTAQRLLRKICPHCKEEAPDSFVLNAMASGFGLEADKQWRGKGCPKCQHTGYKGRIAVQEILPIMPDVAEAIAEHKALDTVKFLGAKAGYEPLQLDAMRRVIEGVTTLDEARRQVAFAQAGIETPFLKLAA; from the coding sequence ATGGTCAATGGCGCAAAGCAACGTTTAGGAGAACTGCTTGTCTCGCAGAAGCTGATCACGCAAGACGAGCTCAACACCGCACTCGAAATTCAGCTCGAAACCTCGGCGGCCCTTGGTGGCATTCTCATTTCGCTCGGCTTCATCTCGGAGGACATGCTCCTTCGCGTGCTCGCCGCACAGATGGGCGTCAGCCCCTGGAACCTCGCTAAGGAGCCGCCCCACGAGAGCGTGCTTCAGCTCCTGAAGAAGGAGGTCTGCGAGACGCACCAGATGCTCCCCGTGCGTGAGCAGGGCGAACTCCTGACGCTTGCCATGCGCAACCCGCTGGATGTCGAGGCGATCGACCTTGCGCGAAACCTCACCAAGAAGCGCATCGTGCCCGTCCTCGCCAACCCTGAGCGGCTCGCCAAGGCCATCGAGGAGAACATCATCGACGCCAAGCAGTCCCAGATGGATACTCTCGTGGACCAGGCGATCAAGGAACACGGCGACCACAAGCCCAAAAAGCGTGAAAAGCAGATTCTCACGGAAGCCGACACGCGCCCCGTCATCGCGGTTGTCAACCAGATCCTCACTCAGGCGATCCGTCTCGGCGCGAGCGACATCCACATCGAACCGCGCGGCAACCGCCTCGAGGTCCGCTTCCGTGTGGATGGCCACCTGCGAAAGGTTCGTGACTTCCCGCTCGACGTCATGCCGATGCTCACCGCGCGCCTCAAGATCATGTCCGAGCTCGACATCGTCGAGACCCGCCTGCCGCAAGACGGGCGCACGACCGTGGGTGTCGACGGCCGGAATGTGGACATGCGCGTCTCCGTGGTGCCCAACTACAACGGCCAGCGGGTCGTCCTCAGGCTCCTTGACCGTGCGTCGCAGCTCCACAAGATGGAAGCTCTTGGCTTCTCGCCTCTGCAGCTTTCGATGTTCCGCGGGCTGATCGAACGGCCCTACGGCATGATCCTGGTGACCGGACCCACAGGCTCCGGCAAGACGACCACGCTCTACGCGGCGCTCAACGAAATCAAGGACATTACGTCGAACATCATGACCGCCGAAGACCCTGTCGAATTCGACATCGACGGCATCAGCCAATCGCAGGTTAACGAGAAGATCGGCTTGACGTTCCCCACGGTACTGCGCTCGATTCTCCGCCAGGATCCGGACGTCATCTTCGTCGGAGAAATCCGCGACAAGGAGACCGCCGAGACCGCCATTCGCGCCTCGCTCACCGGCCATCTGGTGCTCAGCACGCTTCACTGTAACGATGCGCCCGGCGCCATTCCGAGGCTGCTCGACATGGGTGTGGAGCCCTACCTGCTCAGCACGTCGCTGATCGGCGTCACGGCGCAAAGGCTGCTCCGCAAGATCTGCCCGCACTGCAAGGAGGAGGCGCCTGACTCCTTCGTTCTGAACGCCATGGCCTCCGGATTTGGCCTCGAGGCCGACAAGCAGTGGCGCGGCAAAGGCTGCCCAAAGTGCCAGCACACCGGCTACAAGGGACGCATCGCCGTACAGGAGATTCTGCCGATCATGCCCGACGTTGCCGAAGCCATCGCCGAACACAAGGCGCTCGACACGGTCAAGTTCCTTGGGGCCAAGGCAGGCTATGAGCCGCTCCAGTTGGACGCGATGCGACGGGTGATCGAGGGCGTGACGACTCTGGATGAGGCGCGCCGCCAGGTGGCCTTCGCCCAGGCAGGCATCGAAACGCCGTTCCTGAAGTTGGCGGCGTAG
- a CDS encoding ArsR family transcriptional regulator: MSNIGPVVKSALFGSTRRTGALLALQLLESSYATELALVLRVPLSSMQLTLDRLEMDGLLVSGPVGRERVYSWNVRYPLLRELRALLAAMIWKEPDLETSVERRRRRPRKRGKPL; this comes from the coding sequence ATGTCGAATATTGGACCTGTGGTCAAGTCTGCGCTCTTTGGTTCCACCAGGAGAACGGGCGCCTTGCTGGCGCTCCAGCTCCTTGAGTCAAGCTACGCGACCGAGCTTGCGTTGGTGCTCAGAGTGCCCTTGTCATCCATGCAGCTAACACTCGACCGACTGGAAATGGACGGCCTGCTCGTCTCTGGGCCGGTGGGAAGAGAACGTGTCTATAGCTGGAACGTCCGCTATCCCCTATTGCGCGAGCTTCGTGCGCTTCTTGCGGCAATGATCTGGAAGGAGCCGGATCTGGAAACGTCTGTGGAGAGACGTCGCCGCAGGCCACGAAAGAGAGGGAAACCTCTTTGA
- a CDS encoding glycosyltransferase family 9 protein — MSDPGENPRFLISRLSAFGDVVCTLPAAGALKRAFPTCEIVWLADPRFKALPERCRFVDQVIACKPGLSPSTWPRIEGSFDAAFDLQGLLKSGLLLWKAKAPKRLGFHWQREFSWLISERVLPDPTSLHVVDQIVDVARAAGGEADGAEFGLEPTPHDLQRASELLAPLEGRPFAVLNPGGAWASKRWPAGRFGELADGLDEAGCASVLIGAPSEAELEGGRLVAKACRRAKPLDLVGKTSFGDLVGVLNGCVLHVGGDTGSSHLAAALGRAAIGLYSATRPERTCPYGQIERCLYDPSALSNIDSQAVLAKCLEALN, encoded by the coding sequence TTGAGCGACCCGGGCGAGAATCCTCGCTTCCTGATCAGCCGCTTGTCGGCGTTCGGCGACGTGGTTTGCACGTTGCCGGCGGCAGGCGCGCTGAAGCGGGCGTTTCCGACCTGCGAGATTGTCTGGTTGGCGGACCCGCGCTTCAAGGCGCTTCCCGAGCGGTGCCGATTTGTGGATCAGGTAATCGCCTGCAAGCCAGGTCTCTCGCCTTCAACTTGGCCCAGAATCGAAGGGAGTTTTGACGCGGCCTTCGATCTACAGGGGCTTCTCAAGAGCGGGCTGCTTCTTTGGAAGGCGAAGGCGCCAAAAAGGCTCGGGTTCCATTGGCAGCGCGAGTTCTCCTGGCTCATTTCGGAGCGCGTCCTGCCCGACCCGACTTCCCTGCACGTGGTAGACCAGATCGTCGACGTGGCCCGCGCTGCGGGGGGCGAAGCGGACGGGGCCGAGTTTGGGCTTGAGCCAACCCCGCACGACCTTCAGAGGGCATCCGAGTTGCTCGCTCCGCTCGAAGGTAGGCCGTTCGCCGTCCTGAACCCCGGTGGGGCCTGGGCGAGCAAGCGTTGGCCCGCCGGTCGGTTCGGCGAGCTTGCCGACGGGCTCGACGAGGCGGGCTGCGCCAGCGTTCTGATCGGTGCGCCGTCCGAGGCTGAACTGGAAGGCGGGCGACTTGTGGCAAAGGCATGCCGAAGGGCCAAACCCCTCGACCTCGTCGGCAAAACCTCGTTTGGCGATCTCGTCGGTGTCCTGAATGGGTGCGTGCTCCATGTGGGGGGAGACACCGGAAGCTCGCACCTCGCCGCGGCCCTTGGGAGGGCCGCGATCGGGCTCTACTCGGCCACTCGCCCGGAGCGCACCTGCCCGTACGGCCAGATCGAACGGTGCCTCTACGACCCATCTGCGCTCTCAAACATCGACTCGCAAGCCGTCTTGGCAAAGTGCTTGGAGGCCCTGAATTGA
- a CDS encoding AAA family ATPase, whose translation MRQSSTHEIALSPDQEAALQTLLAPMWPAQCLFLTGRAGTGKSTVLRRFVEETDCNVVVLAPTGLAAINAGGQTIHSFFRIKPGPLELDDPEVPQFRPGHPIRKVIEEAHVLVLDEISMVRADLLDGIDQALRKNSKQSREPFAGKRILFVGDLWQLPPVVSNPAEQEMLDARYGSEFFFDSLVAQRAPMLAIELETIHRQASDPAFMDALNLLRSGDSESLPLFNERVVYGGGPPDVLRLTATRARAAWMNSLRLSEIVGPAKLYSADIVGTLREEELPAERLLNLKVGARVMFTRNGTEWVNGSLGEVAGLGEGYVQVRLDEGTTVEAEPVTWEKRSYTWNALERKIGSELVGSATQIPLRLAYAVTIHKAQGLTFDKVHVDFDRRAFGHGHAYVALSRCRSLAGLTLERRLTEAELQTSERVRSFARGLGL comes from the coding sequence ATGCGGCAGTCCTCCACCCATGAGATCGCACTGAGCCCCGACCAGGAGGCTGCCCTCCAGACCCTCCTTGCGCCGATGTGGCCGGCGCAATGCCTCTTCCTTACGGGGAGGGCGGGCACGGGCAAGTCGACGGTTCTGCGGCGCTTTGTCGAGGAGACCGACTGCAACGTGGTCGTGCTCGCGCCGACGGGCCTTGCCGCCATCAATGCGGGCGGCCAGACCATCCACAGCTTCTTTCGTATCAAACCTGGGCCGCTCGAACTCGACGACCCCGAAGTCCCACAGTTTCGGCCGGGGCACCCGATTCGAAAAGTGATCGAGGAAGCACACGTGCTCGTGCTCGACGAAATCTCGATGGTTCGGGCTGACCTGCTCGACGGAATCGACCAGGCGCTGAGAAAGAACTCCAAGCAAAGCCGAGAGCCTTTTGCGGGCAAGCGCATCCTGTTTGTGGGAGACCTTTGGCAGTTGCCGCCGGTCGTGTCCAATCCAGCAGAGCAAGAGATGCTGGATGCCAGATATGGAAGCGAGTTCTTCTTCGACTCCCTAGTGGCGCAAAGGGCGCCCATGCTCGCGATCGAATTGGAGACCATCCACCGCCAGGCGTCTGACCCCGCGTTCATGGACGCCCTAAACCTGCTTCGTTCGGGGGATTCCGAATCGCTCCCGCTTTTCAATGAGCGGGTCGTCTATGGCGGTGGGCCCCCCGACGTGCTTCGGCTCACGGCCACCCGCGCTCGGGCGGCGTGGATGAACTCTCTTCGACTCTCCGAAATCGTCGGCCCGGCGAAACTCTATTCGGCGGACATCGTCGGGACGCTCCGCGAAGAAGAACTCCCTGCCGAGCGATTGCTGAATCTCAAAGTTGGAGCTCGCGTCATGTTTACGCGCAATGGGACTGAGTGGGTCAACGGCTCGCTTGGCGAAGTCGCGGGATTGGGCGAGGGCTATGTCCAGGTCCGCCTCGATGAGGGTACGACCGTCGAAGCAGAGCCGGTCACATGGGAAAAGAGGAGCTACACCTGGAACGCGCTGGAGCGAAAGATCGGGAGCGAGCTGGTAGGGTCGGCCACTCAGATCCCATTGCGTCTGGCCTATGCGGTGACGATCCACAAAGCGCAGGGGCTGACGTTCGACAAGGTTCATGTCGACTTCGACCGGCGCGCCTTCGGCCACGGCCACGCCTATGTGGCGCTCTCGCGCTGCCGCAGTTTGGCTGGGCTCACGCTGGAGCGGCGGCTCACGGAGGCGGAACTCCAGACGAGCGAGCGCGTGAGGTCGTTCGCGAGGGGTCTGGGGCTGTAG
- a CDS encoding PIG-L family deacetylase, producing the protein MRLFDLDPKLRWLFAMTHPDDELSICCWIKRLTDAGVEVWLSWTHSTPEREEEALEGARRLGIPRERLRFHRAADGKVAWEMTRLLTHFRAMIREIRPDRLVCGAFEQGHPDHDATNVLVNRSFDGPVLETPFYHTYGHVIQTINRFSDPERAEILELSEAEFRFKQALSRAYPSQRIGDLLVWFELWDRLTGQGGQLGHFESLRLQTHRDFHTPQAPGEMQPRVLRSRKWREWVAALEAFEESIGGE; encoded by the coding sequence TTGAGGCTGTTCGACCTCGATCCCAAGCTTCGATGGCTCTTCGCTATGACGCATCCGGACGATGAGCTCTCCATTTGCTGCTGGATCAAGAGGCTCACCGATGCCGGTGTCGAGGTCTGGCTGAGCTGGACCCATAGCACGCCAGAAAGGGAGGAGGAGGCCCTTGAGGGAGCCCGACGCCTGGGCATCCCGCGTGAGCGTCTCCGGTTTCACCGAGCCGCTGACGGCAAAGTGGCCTGGGAGATGACGCGGCTCCTAACGCATTTCAGAGCCATGATTCGAGAGATCCGCCCAGACCGATTGGTGTGCGGCGCTTTCGAGCAGGGCCACCCCGACCACGACGCGACCAATGTTCTCGTCAACCGCAGCTTCGATGGCCCCGTACTGGAGACCCCGTTCTATCACACCTATGGGCATGTGATCCAGACCATCAATCGCTTTTCGGATCCTGAGCGGGCGGAGATCCTGGAGCTGTCGGAAGCGGAGTTTCGCTTCAAGCAGGCACTCTCCCGCGCCTACCCCAGCCAGAGGATCGGAGACCTTTTGGTCTGGTTCGAGCTTTGGGACCGCCTCACGGGGCAGGGCGGCCAACTGGGCCATTTCGAGAGCCTCAGGCTTCAAACCCATCGCGACTTTCACACGCCCCAGGCGCCCGGCGAGATGCAGCCTCGGGTCTTGAGGTCGCGAAAGTGGCGCGAGTGGGTCGCTGCGCTCGAAGCGTTCGAAGAGTCCATTGGCGGTGAGTGA